The following coding sequences are from one Eretmochelys imbricata isolate rEreImb1 chromosome 12, rEreImb1.hap1, whole genome shotgun sequence window:
- the CMTM3 gene encoding CKLF-like MARVEL transmembrane domain-containing protein 3 isoform X2, translating to MMAPLIEFLLALFLFFAYSSKLNEKFKGIYWPLTDFLRCVTAAIIYFAISIAAVSKYSDGASKAAGVFGFIATIVFAVDFYITFNDLVTFLKQGGSENATEAQKSEGPALGFSCPKQKICRSESATAQAKKGWPGCHPWNCATPSTCLLRWCREPVLSPQLLSLELLFFVLDLSETNSWAGLCPSFEAPQPFAMMRPPIRIRTEEQRTYGL from the exons ATGATGGCACCACTCATAGAATTTCTGCTGGCgctgtttcttttctttgcatACTCCTCTAAGCTTAATGAGAAGTTTAAAGGAATCTACTGGCCTTTGACG GATTTCTTGCGCTGCGTCACTGCCGCCATTATATATTTTGCCATCTCAATCGCTGCAGTCTCAAAATATTCTGATGGAGCATCGAAAGCAGCTGGA GTATTTGGCTTTATAGCCACAATAGTGTTTGCTGTTGATTTCTACATTACCTTTAATGACCTGGTCACGTTTCTCAAACAAGGCGGTTCCGAAAATGCCACTGAAGCACAAAAGTCAGAAG ggccggctctaggtttttcctgccccaagcaaaaaatttgccgctccgagagcgcaactgcccaagccaaaaaaGGGTGGCCGGgatgccacccctggaattgtgccaccccaagtaCGTGCTTGCTTCGCTGGTGCCGAGAGCCGGTTCTGTCTCCGCAACTTCTTTCGCTTGAACTGTTGTTCTTTGTATTGGATTTGTCGGAGACGAACTCCTGGGCAGGATTGTGTCCCTCCTTTGAAGCACCACAACCATTTGCAATG atgAGGCCTCCGATTCGGATTCGGACTGAAGAACAGCGCACCTATGGATTGTGA
- the CMTM3 gene encoding CKLF-like MARVEL transmembrane domain-containing protein 3 isoform X1 — protein sequence MDLPASEEPDAPAPPPGLRALLPSREFLCSSKGQLLLAESVLSFITFICYIASSAASFMMAPLIEFLLALFLFFAYSSKLNEKFKGIYWPLTDFLRCVTAAIIYFAISIAAVSKYSDGASKAAGVFGFIATIVFAVDFYITFNDLVTFLKQGGSENATEAQKSEGPALGFSCPKQKICRSESATAQAKKGWPGCHPWNCATPSTCLLRWCREPVLSPQLLSLELLFFVLDLSETNSWAGLCPSFEAPQPFAMMRPPIRIRTEEQRTYGL from the exons ATGGACCTGCCCGCTTCGGAGGAGCCCGACGCCCCCGCGCCTCCGCCTGGCCTTCGCGCGCTCCTGCCCTCGAGGGAGTTCCTCTGCTCCAGCAAAGGGCAGCTCCTGCTCGCCGAGTCG GTGCTGTCATTTATCACCTTTATCTGTTATATTGCATCTTCGGCTGCATCTTTCATGATGGCACCACTCATAGAATTTCTGCTGGCgctgtttcttttctttgcatACTCCTCTAAGCTTAATGAGAAGTTTAAAGGAATCTACTGGCCTTTGACG GATTTCTTGCGCTGCGTCACTGCCGCCATTATATATTTTGCCATCTCAATCGCTGCAGTCTCAAAATATTCTGATGGAGCATCGAAAGCAGCTGGA GTATTTGGCTTTATAGCCACAATAGTGTTTGCTGTTGATTTCTACATTACCTTTAATGACCTGGTCACGTTTCTCAAACAAGGCGGTTCCGAAAATGCCACTGAAGCACAAAAGTCAGAAG ggccggctctaggtttttcctgccccaagcaaaaaatttgccgctccgagagcgcaactgcccaagccaaaaaaGGGTGGCCGGgatgccacccctggaattgtgccaccccaagtaCGTGCTTGCTTCGCTGGTGCCGAGAGCCGGTTCTGTCTCCGCAACTTCTTTCGCTTGAACTGTTGTTCTTTGTATTGGATTTGTCGGAGACGAACTCCTGGGCAGGATTGTGTCCCTCCTTTGAAGCACCACAACCATTTGCAATG atgAGGCCTCCGATTCGGATTCGGACTGAAGAACAGCGCACCTATGGATTGTGA
- the CMTM3 gene encoding CKLF-like MARVEL transmembrane domain-containing protein 3 isoform X3, with the protein MDLPASEEPDAPAPPPGLRALLPSREFLCSSKGQLLLAESVLSFITFICYIASSAASFMMAPLIEFLLALFLFFAYSSKLNEKFKGIYWPLTDFLRCVTAAIIYFAISIAAVSKYSDGASKAAGVFGFIATIVFAVDFYITFNDLVTFLKQGGSENATEAQKSEDEASDSDSD; encoded by the exons ATGGACCTGCCCGCTTCGGAGGAGCCCGACGCCCCCGCGCCTCCGCCTGGCCTTCGCGCGCTCCTGCCCTCGAGGGAGTTCCTCTGCTCCAGCAAAGGGCAGCTCCTGCTCGCCGAGTCG GTGCTGTCATTTATCACCTTTATCTGTTATATTGCATCTTCGGCTGCATCTTTCATGATGGCACCACTCATAGAATTTCTGCTGGCgctgtttcttttctttgcatACTCCTCTAAGCTTAATGAGAAGTTTAAAGGAATCTACTGGCCTTTGACG GATTTCTTGCGCTGCGTCACTGCCGCCATTATATATTTTGCCATCTCAATCGCTGCAGTCTCAAAATATTCTGATGGAGCATCGAAAGCAGCTGGA GTATTTGGCTTTATAGCCACAATAGTGTTTGCTGTTGATTTCTACATTACCTTTAATGACCTGGTCACGTTTCTCAAACAAGGCGGTTCCGAAAATGCCACTGAAGCACAAAAGTCAGAAG atgAGGCCTCCGATTCGGATTCGGACTGA